The Montipora foliosa isolate CH-2021 chromosome 1, ASM3666993v2, whole genome shotgun sequence genome has a window encoding:
- the LOC137973584 gene encoding uncharacterized protein: MYIAGKATQVAREMDRYQLDVLGISETRWTGAGRVTLANGSTLLYAGEEEGHQKGVALMISQEAPRSLMAWMPVSSRVISARFYSRFKKITIIQAYAPTNDATPEEKDDFYHQLQTTTDRCNKNDIVIVMGDMNAKVGDDNRINKTSDEIRRRRWNWIGHVLRKDATDNCRVALGWQPEGKRAVGRPKTTWRRTVENERKSEGWNSWREVKVIAKDRVGSGDAQGKENPDEKQSSSSEDQEDNEQSDDSEIDDYEEQCFEVLFIPDDAVECVALR; the protein is encoded by the exons ATGTATATAGCAGGTAAAGCCACACAGGTGGCGAGGGAGATGGATAGATACCAACTAGACGTGCTGGGGATCAGCGAGACAAGATGGACAGGGGCTGGACGGGTCACTCTCGCTAACGGCAGCACCTTGTTGTACGCTGGAGAGGAGGAAGGACATCAAAAAGGTGTGGCATTGATGATATCACAGGAGGCGCCGAGAAGCTTAATGGCATGGATGCCTGTAAGCAGCAGAGTGATCAGCGCAAGGTTCTATTCACGATTCAAGAAGATAACCATCATCCAAGCGTATGCGCCAACAAACGATGCCACACCAGAAGAGAAAGATGACTTTTATCACCAATTACAGACAACAACGGACAGGTGCAACAAAAATGACATTGTGATCGTCATGGGTGATATGAATGCAAAGGTGGGAGACGATAACA GAATAAATAAGACCAGTGATGAGATCCGCAGGAGGCGCTGGAACTGGATCGGGCACGTCTTGAGAAAAGATGCAACCGACAACTGCAGGGTAGCGTTAGGGTGGCAACCAGAAGGGAAACGGGCAGTAGGTCGACCAAAGACCACGTGGAGACGAACTGTGGAAAATGAGCGAAAGAGTGAAGGGTGGAACAGCTGGAGAGAAGTCAAAGTCATAGCGAAAGACAGAGTGG GTTCTGGGGACGCGCAAGGTAAAGAAAACCCGGATGAGAAGCAATCTAGCAGTTCCGAAGACCAAGAAGATAATGAACAATCAGACGATTCGGAAATTGACGATTATGAAGAACAATGTTTCGAGGTGCTCTTCATCCCTGACGACGCAGTGGAATGCGTTGCACTACGGTGA